The following proteins come from a genomic window of Sorex araneus isolate mSorAra2 chromosome 1, mSorAra2.pri, whole genome shotgun sequence:
- the LOC101555820 gene encoding lysine-rich coiled-coil protein 1-like, with protein MKHSMKTYDSFQDELEDYIKVQKARGLEPKTCFRKMREDYLETCRYKEEIDHRPRYRMFDQRHPSGTVQTYPRSCSSSQTVENQLPQWLPAHDNRLRLDSLSYCQFTRECFSEKAVALNPSQQEYNSSSYSVESGVHKHLSPENNTSAHQDSHKKIHQKRKRHTEESKEKPKEERLKHKEKKGFEEIDLDKHKGYQRNKTELETVKVSTEKLKNRKEKKSRDVASKKEERKRRKEKKEQGKERTDEEMLWDQSILGF; from the coding sequence ATGAAGCATTCAATGAAGACATATGACTCTTTTCAAGATGAACTTGAAGATTATATCAAAGTGCAGAAAGCCAGAGGCTTAGAGCCAAAGACTTGTTTCAGAAAGATGAGAGAGGACTATTTGGAAACCTGTAGGTACAAAGAAGAGATTGATCATAGACCCAGGTATAGAATGTTTGATCAAAGACACCCATCTGGAACTGTCCAGACCTACCCAAGATCATGCTCTAGTTCACAAACAGTGGAAAACCAGTTACCACAGTGGCTGCCTGCTCATGACAACAGGCTGAGATTAGACTCACTGAGCTATTGTCAATTCACCAGGGAGTGTTTCTCAGAAAAAGCAGTAGCCCTGAACCCTAGTCAGCAAGAATATAACTCTAGCTCATACAGTGTAGAATCTGGAGTTCATAAGCATCTCTCCCCAGAAAATAATACCAGTGCCCATCAAGATAGTCATAAAAAGATACATCAGAAGAGAAAAAGACATAcagaggaaagcaaagaaaaacccaAAGAGGAAAGGCTTAAgcataaggaaaaaaaaggttttgaggAAATAGATTTAGACAAACACAAAGGctaccaaagaaataaaacagagttGGAAACAGTCAAGGTCAGTACTGAAAAACTTAAGAAtcgaaaggagaagaaaagtcgAGATGTAGCCTCTAAGAAAGAGGAACGTAAgcgtagaaaagagaaaaaggaacaagGCAAAGAAAGGACAGATGAAGAAATGCTTTGGGACCAGTCTATCCTTGGATTTTGA